The bacterium BMS3Abin02 DNA segment GCCGGCACTCTGCTGTAGCCTGCCCCGGGATGACGTCGTCCCTTCGCCTCAGCTTTCCTCTGGAACGATTGAAGCTCGACAACGGACTCAGGATCGTCTTGATTCCAGATCGGTCGAGTTCCGTCGTTGCCGTCTCCGTGCTCTATGACGTCGGGTTTCGCTCGGAGCCCGAGGGGCGGAGCGGTTTTGCCCATCTCTTCGAGCACATGATGTTCCAGGGATCCGAGCAGGTGCCAAAGGGAGAGTTCGACCGGCTGCTCATGGGAAACGGGGGTGTGGTCAACGGTACGACGGCGCCCGACTTTACCGCCTACTTCGAGATCCTTCCGGCCGCGGCCTTGGAGATGGCGCTCTTTCTGGAAGCCGATCGGATGCGTTCGTTGCAGGTCGATCAGGAGAACCTCGACAATCAGACGGCGGTCGTGCAAGAAGAGATTCGACTCAACGTTCTGAACCGTGCCTATGGGAGGTTTCCCTGGATTCTGCTTCCTGCCCTGATGTTCGACACGTATCCGAACGCCCATGACGGTTACGGGAGTTTCGAGGATCTGGAGGCGGCGCGCCTCGAGGACGTACGTGACTTCTTCGCTCGTTTCTACACACCTGCCAATGCCGTCTTGACGGTCTGTGGCGACCTGCAACCGGATGCTGCAGTTCGGCTGATCGAGCGTCACTTCGCCGGTATCGAGGGACGGCGACGCCCTCGCCTGCGGTCGTTCACGGAGCCGATCCGGGACGAGGTCCGGCGGTCTCGATATCGGGATGTGTTCGCTCCTGCTCCCGCTCTGGCGCTCGGATACCGGGTCCCCGATCCCATCGCTCACCTCGATCAGATCCTTGCGCTCGACGTCCTGGCACGAGTGCTGGCCGGCGGAGCGGCTTCCCGCCTCGAGCAGCGCCTCGTTCACAAGGAGGGGCTGGTCACCTCTGTCGATGCTTGGATCGGGGAAGGCCAGGGGTGGGCGGGCCCGTTCGAGATGCGTGATCCGACCCGGTTCCAGGTCAGCGCCTTCTATCCGCGAGCCTCCGACAGAAGCCGGATCATCGAAGCAATCGATGAGGAGATCGAAGCCGTCACCGGGGGCCTCGAACCTGGCGAGGTGGATCGGGTGGTCAGTCGTGTGACCGCCGAGTATGCGCGCAAGATGAACCACATGCTCAACCGATCCCTTGGCGCGGCTCAGTTCGAACTCCTCTACGACGAGCCTGGTCTGCTGGATGCGATTCCGGCGCTGTACGCGAACGTGACCGCACGAGCAGTCTCGGAGGCTGCCCGAGTGTGGCTCCGTGCCGATCGCCGTGCGGAACTGGACATCGTTCCGGGAGGTGGGCAGTGATTCCCGAGGTCGGACGCTTGAAGCGAATACGACTCCCACGCGTGTTCGATGAGGTGCTCCCGAATGGTTTGCGGACGGTGATCGTGCGGCGGCCCGGCGCCCCCTTGGTCGAAATGCGGCTGCGGATCCCGATGCCGGCGACGACGGCCGGGGAGGAGGCCCGGCGTGATCTCCTGACGCGAACATTGAAGAGTGGAACGAGCCGGCGTTCCGAGGTCGACATCGCAGCAAGACTCCAGGAGATCGGCGGGTCGCTCGGCGTCGGCACGGACGAAGATGGCCTCTACCTGGAGGGATCTGCGCTCTCCAGGCGAATGGGTGATCTCCTCGATCTGGTTGTCGAGATCCTCACCGACGCGACATTCCCCGATTCGTCCGTGTGGACCGAGCGGGCACGGCTGGCACAGGAGGTCGTTCTCGCTCGCGCGCAACCAGAAGTCGTCGCAGGCGAGGAGCTTCGCAAGCGCTTCTTCGGGAGGCACCCGTACGGACTCGGGCTGCCTTCGCCGTCAGGGCTGCGACGGGTCACCTCCGGCAGGCTGCAGACGCTCTACGACGACCTCGTTCGGCCCGGCGGTGCCGTCATGGTGCTCGTGGGAGATCTTCGACCTGCTGCGGAGGCCGAGCGCGTCGCCGACGCGATGCGGCGGTGGAGACGAAAGCGGCGTCCCCTTCCTGTGCCGAAACCGTCGGCGCCTCGTCCTCGGCCCATGCTAGTTGTACATCGACCCGGCTCCCGGCAGACGAACATCCGTCTTGGCGGCCTGGCGCCGGGATCCGGAGCGAAGGTGTTCCCTGCGTTCGAACTGGCGAACCTGATCTTCGGCGGGTACTTCTCATCACGGTTGGTTGTCAACCTCCGTGAGGACAAAGGGTTTACCTACAACCCCGCCTCTCGAATTCACCACGCGGTTGCCGCGTCGACCATCACGATCTCGGCCGATGTGCGTTCCGAGGTGACGGGGGCGGCACTCGTGGAGACCATGTACGAGCTGGGTCGCATCGTGTCGACACCCCCCGAAGCGACGGAACTGGAGGAGGCTCGTCGCTACCGGATCGGCACGCTCGCCATCGGGACGCACACCCAGGCCGGGTTTGCAGACACGCTCGGCGCGCTGCTTTCCAGGGGCCTCGACGTCACGTATCTTCGTAGCCATCAGGACCGCCTCGAGGAGGTTTCCGTCGATGACGTTCTGACGGCTGCCAGGGAGTTCCTGGCGCCGTCATGTCTGATCGCGGTGCTGGTCGGCGATGCCGACGTGATCGTTCCCCAGATCGCACCGTTCGGGAGATTCCAGGTTCGCGCCTGAGGTCTCCACGGTGCTACGTTCGCGGTGATGAAGATCATTCCGCGTTACGAGTTTCGTGCCTGGGGCGACGACCTCGACTTGGCACAGGCGCGACTTCTCGAGCTGGGGACCGGGCTGGAGCGCAGACAGACCGGCGAGGTCTACATCGTTTCACGCGCCGAGGAGACCAATGTGAAGATCAGGGCGGGGATTCTCGACATCAAACGGCTCCTGGACCGACGGAACCGCCTGGAGCGGTGGAAGCCCGTGTTCAAAGTCGCGTTCCCTGTCGAGAGCCAGGTGCTGTCGACGTCCGTGTTCCCATTGCTCGACGTCGAGGCACCGCCGCCGGCGGCCGGTCTGCTGAGTGAGGAGGAGTTCGTGGCCGTGGCAGATCGTCTCGAAGGGATGATGGCCGTTCCGGTGCAGAAGGCACGCTCCCTGGTATCGATCGGGGATTGTCGGGGAGAGGCCGGTATCGTGACGGTCGATGGCGGCAGGTACCCGACGGTTGCGGTGGAATCTGCGGATCCTTCGGCGGTGGAAGAGACCATTGCCTTACTGGGCATAGGCGGTCACCCAAACGAAAGTTATCCGGCTCTCCTTCGGAGGTTGCGATGGGCGTAGAGATCGAACGCAAGTTCTTGGTCACGGCCGACGACTGGCGTGATCTCGCCGACGGTGTCGACTATCGGCAGGGATACTTGTCGACGGTCAAGGAGCGGACCGTGCGGGTGCGCACGATCGGCGAACGCGGCTACTTGACGATCAAGGGCATTTCGGTAGGAGCGGTGCGTGCCGAGTTCGAATACGAGATCCCCCGTGAGGATGCAGACCAGATGCTCGACAGCCTCTGCGAGCGTCCCCTGATCTTCAAGACTCGGTACACCATCCCCTTCCACGGGCATGCGTGGGAGGTCGACGATTTCCATTTGGAGAACGAGGGCCTCGTCGTTGCAGAGGTCGAACTATCGGATCCTGATGAGCAGTTCGACATCCCCCCGTGGATCGGGGAGGAAGTTACCGGCGACCCGCGCTTCTTCAACGCGAACCTGATTGCGCATCCGTACTCGGTTTGGGGCGACGAAGGGTCCGCCGGGTAGTCTGACGGCCCGATGGCCGAGACCCCTGATATCGAGTCGGCCGACTACCGACGCAATTTTGCCGCCGGGCTCGTCCACGGAATCTTCTTCCAGGCGTCGTCGGCGCTTGCGAACGTGCAGACGGTGCTCCCATCGTTCGTCGCCTTGCTGACACCGTCGGCGCTCGCCGTTGGATCGATGGCGGCGGTGCAGGGTGCGGGGCAGGTGATTCCGCAGCTCTTCACCGCGTATCTGATCGAAGACCGACCGCGTCGGAAGCCGATCCTGTTGTGGGTGATCACCCTGCGCTGGGTGTCGTTCGGATTGCTTGCCTTCTTGACCTGGCGACTCGGAGCGACCAGACCCGGCGTCGTCCTCGGGGTGTTCCTTGTCCTGTTCGGGATGTTCTCGTTGGCAGGAGGTGTGGGTACGGTCGTCTACGCCGACGTATTCGCCAAGGCGATTCCTACTCGGCGGCGGGGAAGGTTCATCGGATGGCGCCAGCTCCTCGGATACGGTCTCGCCATCGCGGCGGGCTACGTCGTCAAGGCGGTGCTGGGGAATGAGCGGATCGCATTCCCATCGAATTACGCCTTGATCTTCGCGTTCTCCGCGCTTGCGCTCCTGGTGGCCTTCACCGGGTTCGCGATGATCCGGGAGCCGGTGTATCCGGTCGAGCGGCGGTCGAACTCGCTGGGACATCTTCTTCGACGCGCCTGGCACCTTGCAGGTGACAACGCCAATTTCCGCTGGTTTCTCACGACACAGGCACTCACCATGGCGGTGCTGTCGCTGGGGCCGTTCTACGTGGTCTTTGCTCTCGGCAGCGGGGGAGTGTCCAGGGGTCAGATCGGTGTGTTTCTTGCCGTCCAGATGGCCGGGGCAGCTGTCTCGAATCTTCTCTGGGGTTGGATGGGGGATCGGTTCGGGAACCGGGCCGTGATCGTCGGGGTGGTTCTCTTCGGGGGTCTCACCCCGCTGGCGGCTCTCGCTGCAGGTTCGGCACCGGGGTTGTTCGTTGTCGTGTTCGCCTTGATGGGAAGCACGATCAGTGGTGTGCGGCTTGGATTCAACAACATGATTCTCGAGATGGCGTCGGTATCGTTGCGACCGACTTGTGTTGCGCTCCAGAACACGCTGCTGACGCCTGTGATGTTGTTGCCGCTGGTGGTGGGAGCGGTCGCCGATGCGTGGACATATGCGGCGCTCTTCTGGTCGGGGGCGGCGCTGATGCTGCTCGGCGTGTTCGCAGCACTGCGGATTCGCGATCCTCGGTTCGATCCTGAGGCGGTTTGCGTCGAGAAGATGTAGCGCACTCGGTTGCGGAGTGGCCGGTGATCGGTGTCGCGTCGGTTGTGGTCTTGCCGCGAGGTATCAGGCACCAGGTGCCGCATAGAAAGCACGAAGTGCCAAGTGTGAAATACGTCGATCAGCAGTCGGTTGTCTGCGTCTACCCCATCGACCTCGGCTCGTTCCTCGCCTTGGCCACTTCCCCTTCCAAGGGAAGCAGAAGTCACTCCCCGGCGGCCGGTCGTTCCGCGCCGAGGCCTCTTCGCGACGGCATGCTTCGGTCGATATGCGAGGCACGAAGGGGTTCAGCGGATAGGGCGAGCTTCTGGGGAGAGAGCGCTTCGTCATGCCCTGCGGCCAGAGTTCTCGCCGGCTGGTGAACGCTCGGGACACGCCATTCCCATGCGGTTCGAGTGCCCACTTCGCCTCTGCGCGCGTCCTCGAAGTACGAAGTGTGAAGTACAAAGTGTTTCCCTGAAAGGGGGACAGCCCATCAGAGAG contains these protein-coding regions:
- the ptrA gene encoding protease 3 precursor codes for the protein MADTPSGKYPEAVGVARDRTVVHGSMVAHVGTRLQSEMFAGRHSAVACPGMTSSLRLSFPLERLKLDNGLRIVLIPDRSSSVVAVSVLYDVGFRSEPEGRSGFAHLFEHMMFQGSEQVPKGEFDRLLMGNGGVVNGTTAPDFTAYFEILPAAALEMALFLEADRMRSLQVDQENLDNQTAVVQEEIRLNVLNRAYGRFPWILLPALMFDTYPNAHDGYGSFEDLEAARLEDVRDFFARFYTPANAVLTVCGDLQPDAAVRLIERHFAGIEGRRRPRLRSFTEPIRDEVRRSRYRDVFAPAPALALGYRVPDPIAHLDQILALDVLARVLAGGAASRLEQRLVHKEGLVTSVDAWIGEGQGWAGPFEMRDPTRFQVSAFYPRASDRSRIIEAIDEEIEAVTGGLEPGEVDRVVSRVTAEYARKMNHMLNRSLGAAQFELLYDEPGLLDAIPALYANVTARAVSEAARVWLRADRRAELDIVPGGGQ
- a CDS encoding peptidase M16 inactive domain protein, which translates into the protein MIPEVGRLKRIRLPRVFDEVLPNGLRTVIVRRPGAPLVEMRLRIPMPATTAGEEARRDLLTRTLKSGTSRRSEVDIAARLQEIGGSLGVGTDEDGLYLEGSALSRRMGDLLDLVVEILTDATFPDSSVWTERARLAQEVVLARAQPEVVAGEELRKRFFGRHPYGLGLPSPSGLRRVTSGRLQTLYDDLVRPGGAVMVLVGDLRPAAEAERVADAMRRWRRKRRPLPVPKPSAPRPRPMLVVHRPGSRQTNIRLGGLAPGSGAKVFPAFELANLIFGGYFSSRLVVNLREDKGFTYNPASRIHHAVAASTITISADVRSEVTGAALVETMYELGRIVSTPPEATELEEARRYRIGTLAIGTHTQAGFADTLGALLSRGLDVTYLRSHQDRLEEVSVDDVLTAAREFLAPSCLIAVLVGDADVIVPQIAPFGRFQVRA
- a CDS encoding CYTH domain protein encodes the protein MGVEIERKFLVTADDWRDLADGVDYRQGYLSTVKERTVRVRTIGERGYLTIKGISVGAVRAEFEYEIPREDADQMLDSLCERPLIFKTRYTIPFHGHAWEVDDFHLENEGLVVAEVELSDPDEQFDIPPWIGEEVTGDPRFFNANLIAHPYSVWGDEGSAG
- a CDS encoding major Facilitator Superfamily protein, giving the protein MAETPDIESADYRRNFAAGLVHGIFFQASSALANVQTVLPSFVALLTPSALAVGSMAAVQGAGQVIPQLFTAYLIEDRPRRKPILLWVITLRWVSFGLLAFLTWRLGATRPGVVLGVFLVLFGMFSLAGGVGTVVYADVFAKAIPTRRRGRFIGWRQLLGYGLAIAAGYVVKAVLGNERIAFPSNYALIFAFSALALLVAFTGFAMIREPVYPVERRSNSLGHLLRRAWHLAGDNANFRWFLTTQALTMAVLSLGPFYVVFALGSGGVSRGQIGVFLAVQMAGAAVSNLLWGWMGDRFGNRAVIVGVVLFGGLTPLAALAAGSAPGLFVVVFALMGSTISGVRLGFNNMILEMASVSLRPTCVALQNTLLTPVMLLPLVVGAVADAWTYAALFWSGAALMLLGVFAALRIRDPRFDPEAVCVEKM